The following are encoded together in the Pyxidicoccus xibeiensis genome:
- a CDS encoding TonB-dependent receptor domain-containing protein codes for MSLFLLSALSTCVLAVSPALPQEAAAGDAMPGDRANSAAPAEARAQDTAPVTDAPREVRTRDAAAPLRPTPPIAQPRDGALQRTQTPTDAEAPTPALTQAPPDAEDAAVPSTEAQRAPQAQDTSLQPTDAPTDAPAESPSTVVRGTRPTQSAAEVTLGRDILDAAPRTSAVDLLRAVPGLVASQHSGEGKAHQLFLRGFDALHGQDVELDVGGLPVNEVSHIHALGYADTNFVIPEVVQSLEVTEGSYRASQGDFAVAGTVRMNLGVAEPGIHLAGTLGQYGQRRLVVSVRPGEDEGTFAAVELGEGKGFGAQRGYGRASLLAQATAKLGEGLSVRALGGSYVTRFDSPGVVREDDLLAGRATFFSPSTGRQGGTASRHQLLLGVELPRTGKGRTKLEVFGILSDLRLRNNFTGFRVDARGDGLEQTNDGTTLGARAEHRRTVTAFGRPVAVELGLGARRDGVEQTQRRYRESDGTFFAEEIDASFTQTDVWGWAEAKLSLGRWALRLGGRADALGVEVFDALAFRDPRFYDGQGYSRSAFGMHLGAKAGAEYALGDSADAWRLFASYGDGFRSPQARSLAEGERAPFVSVRGAELGARRDGERWAVQLSLFGSQVDNDFFFDHAVGTTVYTGETLRSGVSAALQARPVPGVVASLSATVAHAYVTDTDTLLPYFAPLVARADVGWERPLPWASATFAVGTGLTLLGPRPLPFDERSNSVFLADAHLELRRGEVGLKLELKNALDARWRDGEFVYSSRFDPDSAASLVPARHFTAGSPRMASLTLEVHL; via the coding sequence ATGTCCTTGTTCCTTCTGTCCGCGCTCTCGACGTGTGTGCTCGCCGTGTCCCCTGCCCTTCCCCAGGAGGCGGCGGCTGGCGACGCCATGCCCGGGGACAGGGCCAACTCGGCAGCGCCGGCGGAAGCTCGAGCCCAGGACACCGCCCCCGTCACGGATGCGCCGCGTGAAGTCCGGACCCGGGACGCAGCCGCACCGCTCAGGCCAACGCCACCCATCGCCCAGCCGCGAGACGGCGCCCTCCAGCGCACGCAAACTCCAACCGACGCCGAGGCTCCCACCCCGGCGCTAACGCAAGCGCCCCCTGACGCCGAAGACGCCGCCGTCCCATCCACGGAAGCGCAGCGCGCTCCCCAGGCGCAGGACACCTCGCTCCAGCCCACGGACGCGCCCACCGACGCGCCCGCGGAGTCCCCCTCCACGGTGGTCCGGGGCACGAGGCCCACGCAGAGCGCGGCGGAAGTGACGCTCGGCCGGGACATCCTGGACGCGGCGCCGCGAACGAGCGCGGTGGACCTGCTGCGCGCGGTGCCAGGGCTCGTGGCCTCGCAGCACAGCGGCGAGGGCAAGGCGCACCAGCTCTTCCTGCGTGGCTTCGACGCCCTGCACGGCCAGGACGTGGAGCTGGACGTGGGCGGCCTGCCGGTGAACGAGGTCAGCCACATCCACGCGCTCGGCTACGCGGACACGAACTTCGTCATCCCCGAAGTCGTTCAGTCGCTCGAAGTGACGGAGGGCTCCTACCGCGCGTCACAGGGAGACTTCGCCGTCGCCGGCACGGTGCGCATGAACCTGGGCGTGGCGGAGCCCGGCATCCACCTGGCGGGAACGCTGGGCCAGTACGGGCAGCGGAGGCTCGTCGTCTCGGTGCGCCCGGGAGAAGACGAGGGCACCTTCGCCGCGGTGGAGCTGGGCGAGGGCAAGGGCTTCGGCGCGCAGCGCGGCTACGGCCGGGCCTCCCTCCTCGCCCAGGCCACCGCGAAGCTGGGCGAGGGGCTCTCGGTGCGTGCGCTCGGCGGCAGCTACGTGACGCGCTTCGACTCGCCCGGAGTGGTGCGCGAGGACGACCTGCTCGCGGGCCGCGCCACGTTCTTCTCCCCGTCCACGGGGCGGCAGGGCGGCACGGCATCGAGGCACCAGCTCCTGCTCGGCGTGGAGCTACCGCGCACCGGCAAGGGGCGCACGAAGCTGGAGGTCTTCGGCATCCTCTCGGACCTGCGGCTGCGCAACAACTTCACCGGCTTCCGGGTGGACGCGCGCGGTGACGGCCTGGAGCAGACGAACGACGGCACCACGCTCGGAGCGCGCGCGGAGCACCGCCGCACCGTGACGGCCTTCGGTCGCCCCGTGGCGGTGGAGCTGGGCCTGGGCGCCAGGCGCGACGGCGTGGAGCAGACGCAGCGCCGCTACCGCGAGTCGGACGGCACCTTCTTCGCGGAGGAAATCGACGCGAGCTTCACGCAGACGGACGTCTGGGGCTGGGCCGAGGCGAAGCTGTCCCTGGGCCGCTGGGCCCTGCGCCTGGGAGGCCGGGCGGACGCGCTGGGCGTGGAGGTCTTCGACGCGCTCGCCTTCCGGGACCCGCGCTTCTACGACGGGCAGGGCTACTCGCGCAGCGCCTTCGGCATGCACCTGGGAGCGAAGGCGGGAGCGGAGTACGCGCTCGGAGACAGCGCGGACGCCTGGCGCCTGTTCGCCAGCTATGGAGACGGCTTCCGCTCGCCCCAGGCGCGCAGCCTGGCGGAGGGAGAGCGCGCGCCCTTCGTCTCCGTGCGAGGCGCGGAGCTCGGTGCCCGGCGCGACGGTGAGCGCTGGGCGGTGCAGCTCAGCCTCTTCGGCTCTCAGGTGGACAACGACTTCTTCTTCGACCACGCGGTGGGCACCACCGTGTATACGGGCGAGACGCTGCGCTCGGGAGTCTCCGCGGCGCTCCAGGCCCGCCCCGTGCCCGGCGTCGTCGCCTCGCTGAGCGCCACCGTGGCGCACGCGTACGTGACGGACACGGACACGCTGCTGCCCTACTTCGCGCCATTGGTCGCGCGCGCGGACGTGGGGTGGGAGCGCCCGCTGCCGTGGGCCTCCGCCACCTTCGCCGTGGGCACGGGCCTGACGCTGCTCGGCCCGAGGCCGCTGCCCTTCGACGAGCGGAGCAACAGCGTGTTCCTGGCGGACGCTCACCTGGAGCTGAGGCGGGGCGAGGTGGGACTGAAGCTGGAGCTGAAGAACGCACTCGACGCGCGCTGGCGTGACGGCGAGTTCGTCTACAGCTCGCGCTTCGACCCCGACTCCGCCGCGAGCCTCGTCCCGGCAAGACACTTCACCGCGGGGTCGCCACGGATGGCCTCGCTCACCCTGGAGGTCCACCTGTGA
- a CDS encoding tetratricopeptide repeat protein, protein MPPNAAGRRHRPHLDRSLRGVLWVCAGAFLIHLIPLFLPRNMPEQELAIARALPTAEQRVQFLMPLREHPKATPAELREAAELLLEGAPGQARELAQEAERRDPNAVETQLLMARICDVERMDRCVNASLERAAQVAPNDARPDLLRAELREKDGDVSGAAESAGRAYGKAPADPLIGLRYVRLLSASRQGGEALKVLGRLEGSMPRSRLLVEQGRVHAQDGRDAEAIRLFRKAVEDDPRLGVGFFELGLAWYRLGNLEAAEEALRESDRLEPSNPKGLAALCAMQLKAGNIDGARLTRMDLERRFSGKQELIRQSCSMP, encoded by the coding sequence GTGCCACCGAACGCTGCCGGCAGGCGTCACCGGCCGCACCTGGACCGCAGCCTGCGCGGCGTCCTGTGGGTATGCGCTGGCGCCTTCCTCATCCACCTCATCCCGCTCTTCCTGCCCAGGAACATGCCGGAGCAGGAGCTGGCCATTGCCCGCGCGCTTCCAACGGCGGAGCAGCGGGTCCAGTTCCTGATGCCGCTGAGGGAGCATCCCAAGGCAACGCCCGCGGAGCTGCGCGAGGCCGCGGAGCTGCTGCTGGAAGGAGCTCCCGGGCAGGCGCGCGAGCTGGCGCAAGAAGCCGAGCGCAGGGACCCGAACGCGGTGGAGACGCAGCTGTTGATGGCGCGCATCTGTGACGTGGAGCGCATGGACCGCTGCGTGAATGCCTCGCTGGAGCGGGCGGCCCAGGTGGCCCCGAACGACGCCCGGCCCGACCTGCTGCGTGCGGAGCTGAGGGAGAAGGACGGAGATGTCTCCGGAGCGGCCGAGTCCGCCGGAAGGGCCTATGGAAAGGCACCGGCGGACCCGCTGATTGGCCTGCGCTATGTGCGGCTGCTGAGCGCCTCCAGGCAGGGAGGCGAAGCGCTGAAGGTGTTGGGAAGGCTGGAGGGCAGCATGCCGCGCTCCAGGCTGCTGGTGGAGCAGGGCCGGGTGCACGCGCAGGACGGACGGGACGCCGAGGCGATCAGGCTCTTCCGGAAGGCGGTGGAAGACGACCCGAGGCTGGGCGTCGGCTTCTTCGAGCTGGGGCTGGCGTGGTACCGGCTCGGGAACCTGGAGGCGGCGGAAGAAGCGCTGCGCGAGTCGGACCGGCTGGAGCCGTCGAATCCCAAGGGGCTGGCGGCCCTGTGCGCGATGCAGCTCAAGGCGGGGAACATCGACGGCGCGCGCCTGACGCGGATGGACCTGGAGCGCCGCTTCTCCGGCAAGCAGGAGCTGATCCGTCAGTCGTGCAGCATGCCGTGA
- a CDS encoding DUF2007 domain-containing protein, with the protein MKRVQFSVHRTVGEARLLAGALECAGVSVDVRGESLVPLSGEIPSGETWVELWLFPQDLEHARGLVAELRENQEAAERSVECPRCHEENPGNFELCWSCGLELPSGLRPRLRAV; encoded by the coding sequence ATGAAGCGGGTGCAGTTCTCCGTGCATCGCACGGTGGGAGAGGCGCGGTTGCTGGCGGGTGCGCTGGAATGCGCGGGCGTGTCGGTCGACGTGCGTGGCGAGTCGCTCGTCCCGCTGAGTGGAGAGATTCCGAGCGGGGAGACCTGGGTGGAGCTGTGGCTCTTCCCCCAGGACCTGGAGCACGCGCGCGGGCTGGTGGCGGAGCTGCGGGAGAACCAGGAGGCGGCGGAGCGCTCGGTGGAGTGTCCGCGATGCCACGAGGAGAACCCGGGCAACTTCGAGTTGTGCTGGAGCTGTGGTCTGGAGCTTCCCTCGGGGCTGCGGCCACGGCTCCGGGCCGTCTAG
- a CDS encoding SlyX family protein, which translates to MDEKRIAELELRYMQQQDMLQELSTVLYEQEKLIATLRAEVEVLKQKLEGDPGLVDARQQERPPHY; encoded by the coding sequence ATGGACGAGAAGCGCATCGCCGAGCTGGAGCTCCGCTACATGCAGCAGCAGGACATGCTGCAGGAGCTGAGCACCGTGCTGTACGAGCAGGAGAAGCTCATCGCCACCCTCCGGGCCGAGGTGGAGGTGCTCAAGCAGAAGCTGGAGGGAGACCCCGGCCTGGTGGACGCCCGGCAGCAGGAGCGTCCACCTCACTACTGA
- the glpD gene encoding glycerol-3-phosphate dehydrogenase — translation MRSESAALLPPSTDEGDIPAPPPRAERLRALAAQQFDVLIIGGGVTGSGSARDAALRGLKVALVEREDFASGTSSRSSRLIHGGLRYLEHGHLGLVFESSIERRRLLQLAPHLVRPLAFIWPVYAGARVPRWKLNAGLMLYDALSLFRNVKGYQRLNARQVHQMEPGLRMENLKGGARYYDAATDDARLTLANAVGASEAGATVLNHASVRRLVLQDGKAQGAIVVDHLTGEEVTVRARAIVNATGPWSDEIRKLDAPDGTSPAVRGSKGVHLAVPRERLRHNDAFTLLSPKDGRVMFVLPAEGFTIIGTTETSTRAHPAEVRASEADVAYLLESANAFFPEAHLTREDVVSAWAGIRPLVAAGYQGNAADAGSASREHAIDVSPSGVLAISGGKLTTYRVMARDVVDSVERHLSLPHRKSPTEMLPLPGGDIPSMDAEFAAATAEVGDAATAVHLVRAYGSRWRRVWALTRQEPALARPLAPGLPYRAAEAAWGVSHELAHTLSDLLIRRLKVAFETRDQGRAAARVAAEVMAPRLGWDAAETQRQLDTYAADALRIFGVDSADA, via the coding sequence GTGCGTTCCGAATCCGCAGCGCTGCTTCCGCCGTCCACCGACGAGGGCGACATTCCCGCCCCTCCGCCTCGCGCGGAGCGCCTGCGGGCCCTGGCCGCCCAGCAGTTCGATGTCCTCATCATCGGCGGAGGGGTCACCGGCTCGGGCTCGGCTCGTGACGCCGCGCTGCGCGGCCTCAAGGTGGCCCTGGTGGAGCGCGAGGACTTCGCCAGCGGTACCTCCAGCCGCTCGTCGCGCCTCATCCACGGCGGCCTGCGCTACCTGGAGCATGGCCACCTGGGCCTCGTCTTCGAGTCCAGCATCGAGCGCCGACGGCTGCTCCAACTCGCGCCGCACCTGGTGCGGCCGCTCGCCTTCATCTGGCCCGTCTACGCAGGCGCGCGCGTCCCGCGCTGGAAGCTCAACGCGGGCCTCATGCTCTACGACGCCCTCTCCCTCTTCCGGAACGTGAAGGGCTACCAGCGCCTCAACGCGCGCCAGGTCCACCAGATGGAGCCCGGCCTGCGCATGGAGAACCTCAAGGGCGGCGCCCGCTACTACGACGCCGCCACCGATGACGCGCGCCTCACGCTCGCCAACGCCGTGGGCGCCTCCGAGGCCGGTGCCACCGTCCTCAACCATGCCTCCGTGCGGCGGCTCGTCCTCCAGGACGGCAAGGCCCAGGGCGCCATCGTCGTGGACCACCTCACCGGCGAGGAAGTCACGGTGCGCGCTCGCGCCATCGTCAACGCCACCGGCCCGTGGAGCGACGAGATTCGCAAGCTGGATGCGCCCGACGGCACCAGCCCCGCGGTGCGCGGCAGCAAAGGCGTCCACCTCGCCGTGCCGCGCGAGCGCCTGCGCCACAACGACGCCTTCACGCTGCTGTCCCCCAAGGACGGCCGCGTCATGTTCGTGCTGCCCGCCGAGGGCTTCACCATCATCGGCACCACCGAGACGTCCACCCGCGCCCACCCGGCCGAGGTGCGCGCCAGCGAGGCCGACGTCGCGTACCTCCTCGAGTCCGCCAACGCCTTCTTCCCCGAGGCCCACCTCACCCGCGAGGACGTGGTGAGCGCGTGGGCCGGCATCCGCCCGCTCGTGGCCGCCGGCTACCAGGGCAACGCGGCCGACGCGGGCAGCGCCAGCCGCGAGCACGCCATCGACGTGAGCCCCTCCGGCGTGCTCGCCATCAGCGGCGGCAAGCTCACCACCTACCGCGTCATGGCCCGCGACGTGGTGGACTCGGTGGAGCGCCACCTGAGCCTGCCCCACCGGAAGTCACCCACGGAGATGCTGCCCCTGCCCGGCGGCGACATCCCCAGCATGGACGCCGAGTTCGCCGCCGCCACCGCCGAGGTGGGCGACGCCGCCACCGCCGTCCACCTGGTCCGCGCCTACGGCAGCCGCTGGCGCCGCGTGTGGGCCCTCACCCGTCAGGAGCCCGCGCTGGCCCGCCCGCTCGCGCCAGGACTGCCCTACCGCGCCGCCGAGGCCGCGTGGGGCGTCTCCCACGAGCTGGCGCACACCTTGTCCGACCTGCTCATCCGCCGCCTCAAGGTGGCCTTCGAGACACGAGACCAGGGCCGCGCCGCCGCCCGCGTGGCCGCCGAGGTCATGGCCCCCCGCCTGGGGTGGGATGCGGCCGAGACGCAGCGGCAGTTGGACACCTACGCGGCTGACGCGCTGCGCATCTTCGGCGTGGACAGCGCGGATGCCTGA